The following coding sequences lie in one Rhizobium rhododendri genomic window:
- a CDS encoding winged helix-turn-helix transcriptional regulator: protein MPGFTCGLDATLRVIAGKWKPLILYFVAQGGPTRYGALRRAVRDVSDKMLIQQLKELEADGLVKRTDYKEIPPRVDYGLTPLGRSLAEALVPLCSWGTENMAEVARVFAERDALNSKERKPRSNDGMSRNLEAG, encoded by the coding sequence CTGCCTGGGTTTACCTGCGGCCTCGATGCGACGTTGCGGGTGATTGCCGGCAAATGGAAGCCGCTGATCCTGTACTTCGTCGCGCAGGGTGGCCCCACCAGATACGGAGCGCTGCGGCGTGCCGTGAGAGATGTCAGCGACAAGATGCTGATCCAGCAGCTCAAGGAGCTTGAAGCCGACGGTCTGGTAAAGCGTACCGACTACAAGGAAATCCCGCCAAGGGTGGACTACGGGCTTACTCCCCTGGGCCGCAGCCTGGCTGAGGCCCTTGTCCCCCTCTGCTCGTGGGGGACGGAGAACATGGCCGAGGTCGCTCGCGTTTTCGCCGAGCGCGATGCTTTGAACAGCAAAGAACGCAAGCCTCGCAGTAATGACGGAATGAGTAGAAACTTGGAAGCTGGCTGA
- a CDS encoding SDR family NAD(P)-dependent oxidoreductase: MKRLQGKTAVVTGGGSGIGLGAAKRFIEEGAFVYIFGRRQEALDAALAELGSEARAVKGSVTSFADLDRLYETVRSERGTLDILLANAGTGSFAPLGEITPEHFDQTFDLNVKGLVFTVQKALPLMTKGASIILTGSSAGVMGTPAFSIYSATKAAVRNLARSWALDLRGTGIRVNVMSPGPITTELALEVLGDEGMAAMGETTALSRMGDPSETGAVAAFLASSDSSFMTGSEVFVDGGLAQV, translated from the coding sequence ATGAAAAGATTACAAGGCAAGACGGCAGTGGTGACTGGCGGTGGAAGTGGGATCGGGCTCGGGGCTGCCAAGCGGTTCATTGAGGAAGGCGCATTCGTCTATATTTTTGGAAGACGGCAGGAGGCGCTTGATGCGGCCTTGGCAGAGCTGGGTTCAGAGGCGCGCGCCGTAAAGGGGTCTGTCACCAGCTTCGCCGATCTCGATCGTCTGTATGAGACGGTGAGGAGCGAACGTGGAACGCTCGACATCCTGCTGGCAAACGCAGGGACCGGTTCGTTCGCGCCCCTCGGCGAAATCACGCCAGAGCACTTCGACCAGACCTTCGATCTCAATGTGAAGGGCCTGGTGTTTACGGTGCAGAAAGCGCTTCCCCTCATGACGAAAGGCGCGTCGATCATCCTGACCGGTTCGAGCGCGGGGGTCATGGGCACGCCGGCATTCAGCATCTACAGCGCTACCAAGGCAGCTGTTCGCAACCTGGCCCGCAGCTGGGCACTCGACCTTCGCGGCACCGGCATCCGCGTCAATGTGATGTCTCCGGGCCCGATCACGACCGAGCTTGCGCTTGAGGTTCTGGGGGATGAAGGGATGGCCGCGATGGGCGAGACGACGGCGCTCAGTCGTATGGGAGATCCCTCGGAGACAGGTGCGGTAGCAGCCTTCCTCGCCTCCTCCGACAGCAGCTTCATGACCGGCAGCGAAGTCTTCGTCGACGGAGGCCTGGCGCAGGTCTGA
- the dhaL gene encoding dihydroxyacetone kinase subunit DhaL: MTESAARSLGRMFHDISAAIDRQKDRLTSLDGAIGDADHGITMSLGFHAVTMELARLDLDTAAASTVFATAASAFLDAVGASTGPLYASAFLKAAKMLETDASLSLANQVAIIEALTLGIQQRGKGQRGDKTMLDAWIPAMEAAIAAKAEGTTPSDMWRRVTEAAEAGANATSSMVAARGRAARLGQRSLGHIDPGAASAAIILRAMMDSLSTHAASRADLCNDTAGISARVDE; this comes from the coding sequence ATGACTGAGAGCGCGGCACGAAGCCTCGGGCGGATGTTTCATGATATTTCTGCTGCAATCGATCGGCAGAAAGATCGGCTGACATCGCTCGACGGCGCCATCGGCGACGCCGACCACGGCATTACCATGTCGCTCGGCTTCCATGCCGTGACGATGGAACTGGCGCGCCTGGACCTCGACACTGCCGCCGCCTCGACTGTCTTTGCGACGGCAGCATCGGCTTTCCTAGATGCCGTCGGAGCGTCCACGGGCCCCCTCTATGCCAGTGCCTTCCTCAAGGCCGCAAAGATGCTCGAGACGGACGCGTCGTTGTCGCTGGCTAACCAGGTGGCTATCATCGAAGCCCTGACGCTCGGCATCCAGCAACGTGGAAAAGGCCAGCGCGGCGACAAGACCATGCTCGACGCGTGGATTCCAGCCATGGAAGCAGCCATTGCGGCCAAGGCGGAGGGGACCACGCCATCAGACATGTGGCGACGGGTCACGGAAGCAGCAGAGGCCGGTGCGAACGCGACGAGTTCCATGGTCGCTGCCCGCGGCAGGGCCGCACGGCTCGGTCAGCGATCGCTCGGTCACATAGACCCCGGCGCCGCCTCCGCTGCCATTATTCTTCGCGCAATGATGGACAGTCTTTCCACGCACGCAGCGTCCCGTGCTGACCTATGCAACGACACCGCCGGGATCAGCGCGCGCGTGGACGAATGA
- a CDS encoding bifunctional sugar-binding transcriptional regulator/dihydroxyacetone kinase subunit DhaK, whose protein sequence is MTIKLSQPRKSTAGKASASEALEGMPLRYGDDPYVWACWLYYEDGMTQGDIADAMGISRATVNSYLAEARERGIVTISIEPGRLSSLTVAREIKHHFGLADCLVVPSDDNAKPLIERLGMAGAQALQRLLQSGDTLAVSWGRTVLAVGERASATGLQDVTVVQATGGTRASFAYTPELCAASIADAVGARLINISAPAIVTSPEMRDLLLREPLIEDQFQTLARANKALFGISSLRPNSTIHTSGFFESVSLQDYLARNAVGVVAGRFIDGHGRPITGPLDERTIGISLDMLKAIDLRVAIAGGFDKVPAILAALRGGYVNVLITDAATARGILNADGVADVDRRISQRAKTDIGQPVPPVNQRLYTKKFLNNPDHVVEEMLSGMVKAHASHLRPIDKSHRVLIARDGPRPGKVGLVIGGGAGHEPGFYGYVGKGLADAVAIGNVFSSPPPGPILQGAEAASGGEGVLFVYGNYAGDVMNFEMAAEMAEAKGISVRTVLTTDDIASSPIEDRDGRRGVAGNFFVFKAAGAACDLGFPLEKCEALTRRANARTYTVGVALEPCSMPQTRRYNFAIGPEDIEFGMGIHGEPGVAREKMMPADAIVDKVIDRIFSEMKPVAGDRVAVLVNSFGATPLMELYILFRRVEQRLAAKGIAIDANWVGHYFTSLDMVGASISILHLDEDLTALLKHPCDGVVLKIT, encoded by the coding sequence ATGACGATCAAATTATCCCAGCCGCGAAAGTCCACCGCCGGCAAGGCCAGCGCGTCCGAAGCGCTCGAGGGAATGCCGCTGCGCTACGGCGACGATCCCTATGTCTGGGCGTGCTGGCTCTATTACGAAGACGGCATGACGCAGGGCGACATCGCCGATGCCATGGGCATCTCGCGCGCAACGGTCAACAGCTACCTCGCCGAAGCGCGCGAGCGAGGCATCGTCACCATTTCCATCGAGCCCGGCCGCTTGTCGTCGCTGACCGTCGCCCGGGAGATAAAGCACCACTTCGGCCTGGCGGACTGTCTTGTCGTGCCGAGCGACGACAATGCCAAGCCCCTGATCGAGCGGTTGGGAATGGCAGGCGCGCAGGCCTTGCAACGCCTGCTGCAATCAGGCGATACGCTCGCGGTTTCCTGGGGCCGGACAGTGCTTGCCGTCGGAGAGCGGGCATCGGCGACCGGCCTTCAGGATGTCACCGTCGTCCAGGCGACAGGTGGAACGCGGGCCAGCTTCGCCTACACGCCCGAACTCTGCGCGGCCTCGATTGCCGACGCGGTCGGCGCAAGGCTAATCAACATTTCCGCGCCGGCAATCGTCACCAGCCCTGAAATGCGCGACCTGCTGTTGCGCGAGCCGTTGATCGAGGACCAGTTCCAGACCCTTGCGCGCGCCAACAAAGCACTCTTCGGCATATCGTCGCTGCGCCCCAACTCGACCATCCATACCAGCGGTTTTTTCGAGTCTGTTTCCCTGCAGGATTACCTCGCCAGAAATGCCGTCGGAGTCGTCGCCGGTCGCTTCATAGACGGCCATGGGCGACCTATCACCGGCCCGCTCGACGAGCGTACCATCGGTATTTCGCTGGACATGCTGAAGGCCATCGACTTGCGCGTTGCCATTGCCGGTGGCTTCGACAAGGTGCCGGCTATTCTTGCCGCACTGCGCGGCGGCTATGTCAATGTGCTGATCACCGATGCTGCAACTGCGCGCGGCATCCTCAATGCCGACGGTGTCGCAGATGTGGATCGCAGGATCTCGCAGCGGGCGAAGACGGACATCGGCCAGCCGGTGCCCCCAGTCAACCAGCGCCTTTATACCAAGAAGTTTCTCAACAATCCGGACCATGTCGTCGAGGAGATGCTTTCGGGCATGGTCAAGGCCCATGCGAGCCATCTCCGGCCGATCGACAAATCCCATCGCGTCCTCATTGCGCGGGACGGCCCGAGGCCGGGGAAAGTCGGTCTCGTGATCGGCGGCGGTGCCGGGCATGAACCTGGTTTTTACGGCTATGTCGGCAAAGGCCTGGCAGACGCCGTGGCCATCGGTAATGTTTTCTCGTCGCCGCCGCCGGGTCCGATCCTGCAAGGTGCCGAGGCTGCGTCGGGAGGTGAAGGGGTCCTTTTCGTCTACGGCAACTATGCAGGCGACGTGATGAATTTCGAAATGGCCGCAGAAATGGCCGAGGCCAAGGGGATATCGGTCAGAACGGTGCTGACGACCGACGATATTGCCTCTTCGCCAATTGAGGACCGCGACGGCCGACGTGGGGTTGCCGGGAACTTCTTCGTCTTCAAGGCAGCCGGTGCGGCCTGCGACCTCGGTTTTCCCCTAGAGAAATGCGAGGCCCTGACACGCAGGGCAAATGCCCGCACCTACACTGTCGGCGTCGCTCTCGAGCCCTGCTCCATGCCGCAGACGCGGCGATACAATTTCGCCATCGGGCCAGAAGACATCGAGTTCGGCATGGGGATCCACGGCGAGCCCGGCGTCGCCCGCGAGAAGATGATGCCCGCCGACGCGATAGTCGACAAAGTCATCGACCGTATTTTTTCGGAGATGAAACCGGTGGCCGGGGATCGCGTTGCCGTACTGGTCAATTCGTTCGGCGCAACGCCGCTGATGGAGCTATACATTCTCTTCAGGCGGGTGGAGCAGCGACTGGCAGCGAAGGGGATCGCCATAGACGCCAACTGGGTCGGGCACTATTTCACATCCCTCGACATGGTCGGCGCATCCATATCGATACTGCATCTGGACGAGGACCTGACCGCACTTTTGAAACATCCCTGCGACGGTGTCGTTCTGAAGATAACGTGA
- the dhaL gene encoding dihydroxyacetone kinase subunit DhaL, with protein sequence MQTFKNTSAAPIVLAIADRIVENRAYLSEIDGKIGDGDHGVNMAKGFGMAAERLKGQDATLGQSFEILGSVLMNEIGGSMGPLYGVMFTEFAEQLEGREDIDPKTFSAMLHAGLDGIQSIGSAKVGDKTLLDALVPAIEAFDDAVASGEPFETALQKLVQAAEAGRDSTIDLVAKIGRSSRLGDRSLGVLDAGATSCAIILKQLSLSAQERLR encoded by the coding sequence ATGCAGACGTTCAAGAACACCTCCGCCGCTCCGATCGTACTGGCCATTGCCGATCGCATCGTCGAAAATCGGGCTTATCTCAGCGAGATCGACGGAAAGATCGGCGACGGCGACCACGGCGTCAATATGGCAAAAGGTTTCGGCATGGCGGCAGAACGGCTGAAGGGACAGGATGCAACCCTCGGCCAGTCCTTCGAGATCCTCGGTTCCGTGCTGATGAATGAGATCGGCGGCTCGATGGGACCGCTCTACGGCGTGATGTTTACCGAATTCGCCGAGCAACTCGAAGGTCGCGAAGACATCGATCCCAAAACATTCAGCGCGATGCTGCATGCCGGGCTTGACGGCATACAGTCCATCGGCTCCGCCAAGGTGGGCGACAAGACGCTGCTCGATGCACTCGTACCCGCCATCGAGGCTTTCGACGACGCCGTCGCATCGGGCGAGCCCTTCGAGACTGCGCTTCAGAAACTGGTTCAGGCGGCCGAGGCCGGTCGCGACTCAACAATCGATCTAGTCGCAAAAATTGGCCGGTCGAGCCGCCTGGGGGATCGTTCTCTCGGTGTCCTTGATGCTGGCGCCACCTCTTGCGCGATTATCCTGAAACAGCTCAGCCTATCTGCGCAGGAACGCCTGCGCTGA
- a CDS encoding dihydroxyacetone kinase subunit DhaK produces the protein MQRFINDPDQVVEDTVKGFVKAHSDILRVGQNPRVIVARDAPVAGKVGVVTGGGSGHEPGFMGYTGRNMLDAVAVGELFSSPTAKSFQDAFREANGGAGVVCLYGNYAGDNMNVKMAIRLAAKEGIEVATVVANDDVCSAPPHEREKRRGVAGEIFMWKIGSARASQGGSLEEVRIAAQKAIDNCRSIGVGLGPCTLPAVGHPNFQIEPGTMEVGIGHHGEPGVRVEPLKTAQEIARDMCKIVLDDHNLPTGTEVAVLVSGLGATPLNELYILNDTIETEITGRGLVIHKTYVGNYFTSLEMVGATLTVMALDDETKALLAVDVDCTMKL, from the coding sequence ATGCAGAGATTTATCAATGATCCGGACCAGGTCGTCGAAGATACCGTCAAGGGCTTCGTCAAGGCTCATTCCGACATCCTTCGCGTCGGGCAGAACCCGCGCGTCATCGTCGCCAGGGATGCCCCTGTTGCCGGCAAGGTCGGCGTCGTCACCGGTGGCGGCTCCGGCCATGAGCCGGGATTCATGGGCTATACCGGCCGGAACATGTTGGATGCGGTGGCCGTTGGCGAGCTTTTTTCCTCACCGACCGCAAAGAGCTTTCAGGATGCCTTCCGCGAGGCCAATGGCGGCGCCGGCGTCGTGTGCCTCTATGGCAATTATGCCGGCGACAACATGAATGTGAAAATGGCGATCCGGCTCGCGGCCAAGGAGGGTATCGAGGTCGCAACCGTCGTTGCCAATGACGACGTTTGCTCCGCACCACCGCATGAGCGGGAGAAAAGGCGTGGCGTGGCGGGCGAGATCTTCATGTGGAAGATCGGCAGCGCCCGGGCATCGCAGGGCGGAAGCCTCGAGGAGGTCCGTATTGCGGCCCAGAAGGCAATCGACAATTGCCGCTCGATCGGTGTCGGCCTTGGTCCCTGCACGCTGCCGGCAGTCGGCCACCCGAACTTCCAGATCGAACCCGGAACCATGGAAGTGGGCATCGGCCACCATGGCGAACCCGGCGTCCGAGTCGAACCCCTGAAGACGGCGCAGGAGATTGCACGCGACATGTGCAAGATCGTGCTGGACGACCATAATCTTCCGACGGGAACAGAGGTTGCCGTTCTGGTGTCGGGTCTGGGTGCCACGCCGCTGAACGAGTTGTATATCCTCAACGACACGATCGAGACGGAAATTACCGGTCGGGGACTGGTCATTCACAAGACCTATGTCGGTAATTACTTCACGTCGCTGGAGATGGTCGGGGCGACGTTGACAGTCATGGCGCTCGACGACGAAACCAAAGCGCTGCTCGCGGTCGATGTCGACTGCACCATGAAGCTTTGA
- a CDS encoding SDR family oxidoreductase has product MTDTALQIDLNFPLTGKIALVTGGASGIGAAIADAFSSKGATVAVLDINADVAAEKARSLGHGARPFICDVSSPQSVEKAVADVLAAFGGIDIAVNSAGVVYLAPAEDLSLDHWDRTININLKGSFLVTQAVGRAMIAAGKGGKIVNMASQAGTVAIEEHVAYCASKFGVIGMSKTFAAEWGKHGICVNTISPTVVLTELGKKAWAGEKGEAAKKRIPNGRFAYPEEVAAAAVFLVSNGADMINGADLLIDGGYTIL; this is encoded by the coding sequence ATGACCGATACCGCTTTGCAGATAGACCTTAATTTCCCGCTGACCGGCAAGATTGCGCTGGTGACCGGCGGCGCCTCCGGCATCGGTGCGGCCATTGCCGACGCATTTTCTTCCAAGGGCGCTACAGTTGCCGTGCTCGACATCAATGCCGATGTCGCTGCTGAAAAAGCCAGATCGCTCGGACATGGCGCAAGACCGTTCATCTGCGACGTGTCGAGCCCGCAATCGGTCGAAAAGGCAGTTGCCGACGTTCTGGCTGCCTTTGGCGGCATCGACATCGCGGTCAACAGCGCCGGCGTCGTCTATCTCGCCCCGGCCGAGGACCTGTCGCTCGACCATTGGGACAGAACCATCAACATCAATCTGAAGGGCAGCTTTCTCGTGACCCAGGCGGTCGGGCGGGCGATGATCGCCGCCGGCAAGGGCGGCAAGATCGTCAACATGGCCTCCCAGGCGGGAACGGTTGCGATCGAGGAGCATGTGGCCTATTGCGCTTCGAAATTCGGCGTTATCGGCATGTCGAAGACCTTTGCCGCAGAATGGGGCAAGCATGGAATTTGCGTCAACACGATTTCCCCGACCGTGGTGCTGACGGAACTCGGCAAGAAGGCCTGGGCCGGTGAGAAGGGCGAAGCTGCCAAGAAAAGAATACCGAACGGGCGCTTTGCTTATCCGGAAGAAGTGGCTGCCGCAGCAGTGTTCCTGGTTTCGAACGGCGCCGACATGATCAACGGGGCCGATCTTCTGATCGATGGCGGCTACACCATTCTCTGA
- a CDS encoding substrate-binding domain-containing protein → MKRLLIGLIASVAILAAPAMAQDKKLKIGATTYGLNAEFMQLWSAALKQHPAVKSGDVELTVFDGRYDALVQQEQFNTMITQKFDAIIFVPMDVEAGAAAVQAAHDAGIPVVGSNARVNSDLLTSYVGSNDVLAGEMEAKAVLDKMGCKGNLVILEGPIGQSGQIQRLEGNQKALKACPDVKVLETQTANWSRAEAQTLMENWLTSHPGQIQGIIGQNDEMALGAIEAIKAAKLKVSDFAIAGVDGVTDAINAVKAGQMASILQDGSAQAQGALDVAIKAARPDYKPVSTVWTQYPDMKWNDGKEKDYLVPWTKVTPENADKLLESRK, encoded by the coding sequence ATGAAGAGACTGTTGATTGGACTTATCGCCAGCGTCGCCATTCTTGCGGCGCCGGCCATGGCGCAGGACAAGAAACTCAAGATCGGGGCGACGACATACGGCCTGAACGCCGAATTCATGCAGCTCTGGTCGGCGGCACTGAAACAGCATCCGGCCGTCAAGAGCGGCGATGTCGAACTGACCGTCTTTGACGGCCGCTACGACGCGCTCGTGCAGCAGGAACAGTTCAACACGATGATCACGCAGAAGTTCGATGCGATCATCTTCGTGCCGATGGATGTCGAAGCCGGTGCTGCGGCCGTTCAGGCGGCCCATGATGCCGGTATCCCGGTGGTCGGCTCGAACGCTCGCGTCAATTCGGACCTGTTGACATCCTATGTCGGCTCGAACGACGTGCTGGCCGGCGAGATGGAAGCCAAGGCCGTGCTCGACAAGATGGGCTGCAAGGGCAATCTCGTCATTCTCGAGGGACCGATCGGTCAATCCGGCCAGATCCAGCGCCTCGAAGGCAACCAGAAGGCGCTGAAAGCCTGCCCCGATGTCAAGGTTCTAGAAACGCAGACGGCCAACTGGTCGCGCGCCGAAGCCCAGACGCTGATGGAGAACTGGCTGACTTCCCACCCTGGCCAGATCCAGGGTATCATTGGCCAGAACGACGAAATGGCATTGGGCGCCATCGAGGCGATCAAGGCAGCCAAGCTGAAGGTCTCCGACTTCGCCATTGCCGGCGTCGATGGGGTGACGGATGCAATCAACGCCGTCAAGGCAGGCCAGATGGCATCGATCCTGCAGGACGGCAGCGCCCAGGCACAGGGCGCGCTCGACGTCGCCATCAAGGCGGCCCGGCCGGACTACAAGCCGGTATCAACCGTCTGGACCCAGTATCCCGACATGAAGTGGAATGACGGCAAGGAGAAGGATTACCTGGTTCCGTGGACCAAGGTTACTCCGGAGAATGCCGACAAGCTGCTGGAATCGCGCAAGTAG
- a CDS encoding ABC transporter permease has product MSGWFNADRRRLLLQEYGIFLAFLLLSLILSVSNEYFLTSGNISNILLQTSINGVLAIGMTFVILTRGIDLSVGSVVALTGIVSASLATTSATAGVFGAPYPAYVALAAGILVGLACGTIVGIIVSRFSVPAFVATLGMLSAARGMTLIYGGGKPVPGLTPEFRWIGTGNIIGIPMPVVILAVVFLVSWWVLNRTRFGRYIYAVGGNPHAAKTSGINVTRIRFVVYTISGALSGLAGMMLSARTGSALPQAGVAYELDAIAAVVIGGTSLSGGVGRVTGTLIGALIIGVMNNGLDLLGIQSYYQQVLKGALIVGAVMLDQKRNHGQ; this is encoded by the coding sequence ATGTCGGGCTGGTTCAATGCAGACCGTCGCAGATTGCTGCTGCAGGAGTACGGGATCTTCCTTGCCTTCCTGCTGTTGTCGCTCATCCTCTCCGTGTCGAACGAATACTTCCTGACGTCCGGGAATATCTCGAACATCCTGCTGCAGACTTCGATCAACGGCGTGCTGGCGATCGGCATGACCTTCGTGATCCTGACGCGCGGCATCGACCTGTCGGTGGGCTCGGTAGTGGCCCTGACCGGCATCGTCAGCGCCAGCCTGGCGACGACATCGGCGACGGCCGGCGTATTCGGCGCGCCCTACCCGGCCTATGTGGCCCTCGCCGCCGGGATCCTTGTCGGTCTTGCCTGCGGTACCATCGTCGGCATCATCGTCTCGCGCTTTTCGGTCCCCGCCTTTGTCGCCACTCTCGGCATGCTGTCTGCGGCGCGTGGCATGACCCTCATCTATGGCGGTGGGAAACCGGTTCCGGGCCTGACACCGGAGTTTCGCTGGATCGGCACCGGCAATATCATCGGCATTCCGATGCCGGTCGTCATCCTGGCGGTGGTCTTTCTGGTGTCCTGGTGGGTGTTGAACCGGACGCGGTTCGGTCGCTACATCTATGCCGTCGGTGGCAACCCGCATGCGGCAAAGACCTCCGGCATCAACGTCACCCGCATCCGCTTCGTCGTCTATACCATCTCGGGCGCCCTTTCGGGTCTCGCCGGCATGATGCTCTCGGCGCGCACCGGCTCGGCCCTGCCCCAGGCGGGCGTTGCCTATGAACTCGACGCCATCGCCGCCGTCGTCATCGGCGGAACCAGCCTTTCCGGCGGCGTCGGGCGCGTCACCGGCACGCTGATCGGCGCGTTGATCATCGGCGTGATGAACAACGGTCTCGATCTGCTCGGCATCCAGTCCTACTACCAACAGGTCCTCAAGGGCGCCCTCATCGTTGGCGCCGTGATGCTCGACCAGAAACGAAATCACGGTCAGTGA
- a CDS encoding sugar ABC transporter ATP-binding protein, producing the protein MDYLLEVEGLKKSFGGVSALKDGRFQLRAGSVHALCGGNGAGKSTFLKILMGIHKRDGGTIRRSGKDVDFSKPGDALASGIAIIEQELSPVPHMTVAENIYLGREPSRRFGGIDFKTMNLNAQKLLDQLEFDIRSNQYMMNLSVAQMQLVEIAKALSHDAEVIFMDEPTSAIGEKEAQQLFKTIVRLKAAGKGVVYVSHRLSEIFQIADAYTVFRDGAYVGSGDLSEIDRPSLIRMIVGRDLGEEYIKTNVPSDETGFEVSGLSASGKIDDISFSAKRGEIFGIYGLMGSGRTEIFNCLFGLDKPDTGTMRLHGQPITVSRPAEAMKHGIAFVTEDRKLTGLNLDDSVRGNIAMASLPEMSPNFVMRGREEQAASSRMIAHFGIKAARDTMAVSGLSGGNQQKVVLGKWFLRDPKILLLDEPTRGVDVGAKREIYRIICDFAAAGGTVIMISSEIDEVLGMSDRILVMRDGRSAGIYRRDEANAETLVHLST; encoded by the coding sequence GTGGATTATCTTCTCGAGGTTGAGGGGCTCAAGAAGTCGTTCGGCGGCGTCTCGGCTCTGAAGGACGGACGGTTCCAGCTAAGGGCCGGATCGGTGCATGCGCTTTGTGGCGGTAACGGCGCCGGCAAGTCGACGTTCCTGAAGATCCTCATGGGCATCCACAAGCGAGATGGCGGCACGATCCGCCGCAGCGGCAAGGACGTCGACTTCTCGAAGCCCGGCGACGCACTCGCTTCCGGCATCGCCATCATAGAGCAGGAACTCAGCCCAGTTCCGCACATGACTGTTGCCGAAAACATCTATCTCGGCCGCGAACCGTCGCGGCGCTTCGGCGGCATCGATTTCAAGACGATGAACCTGAATGCCCAAAAGCTGCTCGACCAGCTTGAGTTCGATATCCGCTCCAACCAATACATGATGAACCTTTCGGTGGCGCAGATGCAGCTGGTCGAGATCGCCAAGGCGCTCAGCCATGACGCCGAGGTCATCTTCATGGACGAGCCGACGTCGGCCATTGGCGAAAAGGAAGCACAGCAGCTGTTCAAAACGATCGTCCGGCTGAAGGCGGCCGGCAAGGGTGTCGTCTATGTGTCGCACCGGCTGTCCGAAATCTTTCAGATCGCCGACGCCTATACTGTATTTCGCGATGGTGCCTATGTCGGCAGCGGCGATCTCTCCGAGATCGATCGGCCGAGCCTGATCCGCATGATCGTCGGGCGCGATCTTGGAGAGGAGTATATCAAGACCAACGTACCGAGCGACGAGACCGGGTTCGAAGTGTCGGGACTGTCTGCTTCCGGCAAAATCGACGACATTTCCTTTTCCGCAAAGAGGGGCGAGATCTTTGGCATCTACGGGCTCATGGGTTCCGGACGCACGGAGATCTTCAATTGTCTCTTCGGCCTCGACAAGCCCGACACCGGTACGATGCGTCTGCATGGGCAGCCGATCACCGTCTCAAGGCCGGCCGAGGCGATGAAGCACGGGATTGCCTTCGTCACCGAGGATAGAAAACTCACCGGCCTCAACCTCGACGACAGCGTGCGCGGCAACATTGCGATGGCAAGCCTGCCGGAGATGAGCCCCAACTTTGTAATGCGTGGCCGCGAGGAGCAGGCAGCAAGCAGCCGGATGATCGCCCATTTCGGCATCAAGGCAGCGCGCGACACGATGGCCGTCTCGGGCCTTTCGGGCGGCAACCAGCAGAAGGTCGTGCTCGGCAAGTGGTTTTTGCGCGACCCGAAAATCCTGCTGCTCGACGAGCCGACACGCGGTGTCGACGTCGGCGCCAAGCGCGAGATCTACCGGATCATCTGCGATTTTGCAGCGGCAGGCGGCACAGTGATCATGATTTCATCGGAAATCGATGAGGTGCTGGGCATGTCGGACCGCATCCTCGTCATGCGCGACGGCCGGTCTGCGGGCATCTACCGGCGCGACGAGGCCAACGCCGAAACCCTGGTTCACCTTTCGACGTAG
- a CDS encoding Fur family transcriptional regulator: MTVPEKLTKNQALVLGILEKSHEPVSAYTILERLRDDGFRAPLQVYRALEKLLAFGKVHRLESINAFVACSHAGHSHSGGVTVFAICETCGKVEEFHDDIISERLAMWQEKSDFKREKTTIEIRGFCSRCRNLASPKLAATA; encoded by the coding sequence TTGACCGTACCGGAAAAGCTCACGAAGAATCAGGCGCTGGTGCTCGGCATCCTCGAAAAGTCACACGAGCCCGTCAGCGCCTATACGATCCTTGAACGCCTTCGTGACGACGGCTTCCGGGCACCGCTTCAGGTCTACCGCGCACTGGAGAAACTGCTGGCCTTCGGCAAGGTCCATCGCCTCGAAAGCATCAATGCCTTCGTCGCCTGCAGTCACGCAGGCCACAGCCACAGCGGTGGCGTGACCGTCTTTGCGATCTGCGAGACATGTGGCAAGGTAGAAGAGTTCCACGACGACATCATCAGCGAACGTCTGGCGATGTGGCAGGAAAAAAGCGATTTCAAGCGCGAGAAGACGACGATCGAGATCCGTGGCTTTTGTTCTCGATGCCGGAATTTGGCATCTCCCAAGCTGGCTGCAACCGCGTAA